In one window of Thermomicrobiales bacterium DNA:
- a CDS encoding 2-dehydropantoate 2-reductase translates to MRILVVGAGALGGFYGAMLARSGHEVTVLARGAALEAARAHGLRVESAAYGRFAQLVTVVSDPSDAGNVDMIFLAVKAYDLDATARQIAPLVTDGVTLLTVQNGIEHPWQLAELVGEAAVLPGVIYISATVTAPGVIAHVGGPGLLQLGDAFTPNPERLERVATMFRDAGLPVETYPDLWPMLWRKFAAICAMSGVAALTRLTLAQMFAVPESRKLYRDTMDEVVRVAIARGVALPPDTADGLMAMLHAMAVLPERGSMAYDLFAGRRLEIETLNGSAVRLGAESGVATPINAVITASLLPYKDGPPA, encoded by the coding sequence ATGCGCATTCTGGTCGTAGGCGCGGGAGCGCTGGGCGGGTTCTATGGGGCAATGCTGGCGCGGTCTGGACATGAGGTGACCGTGCTGGCGCGGGGCGCGGCGCTGGAGGCGGCGCGCGCGCATGGTCTGCGGGTCGAGTCGGCGGCGTATGGCAGGTTCGCGCAACTGGTGACGGTGGTCTCCGACCCGTCAGACGCCGGTAACGTCGACATGATCTTTCTTGCAGTCAAGGCGTATGACCTCGATGCGACCGCGCGGCAGATCGCGCCGTTGGTGACCGATGGGGTAACGCTGTTGACGGTGCAGAATGGAATCGAGCATCCGTGGCAACTGGCCGAACTTGTGGGCGAGGCGGCTGTGCTGCCGGGAGTGATCTATATCTCGGCCACGGTGACTGCGCCGGGTGTGATTGCGCATGTTGGCGGTCCGGGATTGTTGCAGCTTGGCGATGCGTTCACGCCGAATCCGGAACGGCTCGAGCGAGTAGCGACGATGTTCCGCGACGCCGGGCTGCCGGTCGAGACCTATCCCGATCTCTGGCCGATGCTCTGGCGCAAGTTCGCGGCCATCTGCGCGATGAGCGGAGTGGCGGCATTGACCCGCTTGACGTTGGCGCAGATGTTCGCCGTGCCAGAAAGCCGGAAACTCTACCGGGATACGATGGACGAGGTGGTGCGCGTGGCGATTGCGCGCGGTGTCGCGTTGCCGCCAGACACGGCGGACGGGCTGATGGCGATGCTGCATGCGATGGCCGTGCTGCCCGAGCGAGGCTCGATGGCGTACGACTTGTTCGCTGGACGGCGTCTGGAGATCGAAACCCTGAACGGGAGCGCCGTTCGCCTGGGCGCGGAATCGGGCGTTGCAACGCCGATCAATGCGGTGATCACGGCGTCTCTGTTGCCGTACAAGGATGGGCCGCCAGCATAG